CTGGGTGTGCGCGGGGCGCCCAATCGCTCCGGAGCGTCTGGAGGGGGCAGGTGCAGGTGCGGGCGGCGCGGGCTCAGGGGctgctggaggcccaggaggcccCGACGCGGTGCAGGAAGCTGCTGACCACGCCGGCTCCTGATCGCGGGCGCCCACAGCGCCGACATGGCGGGCTGGTGGCCAGCAGTGTCGCGCGCGGCCCGGCGCCACCCGTGGCCCACCAACGTGCTGCTCTACGGCTCGCTATTCTCGGCCGGGGACGCGCTGCAGCAGCGACTGCAGGGCGGCGAGGCCGACTGGCGCCAGACACGGCGCGTGGCCACGTTGGCGGTGACCTTCCACGCCAACTTCAACTACGTGTGGCTGGGCCTGCTGGAGCGTGCGCTCCCGGGCCGCGCGCCGCGCGCGGTGCTGGCCAAGTTGCTCTGCGACCAGGTGGTCGGTGCGCCCATCGC
The genomic region above belongs to Chlorocebus sabaeus isolate Y175 chromosome 5, mChlSab1.0.hap1, whole genome shotgun sequence and contains:
- the LOC103228790 gene encoding mpv17-like protein isoform X2; its protein translation is MAGWWPAVSRAARRHPWPTNVLLYGSLFSAGDALQQRLQGGEADWRQTRRVATLAVTFHANFNYVWLGLLERALPGRAPRAVLAKLLCDQVVGAPIAVSAFYTGMSILQEKDDIFLDLKQKFWNTYLLTNFSLVPVQWRTAYTGVCGFLWAIFVCFSQQSGDGTLKSAFTIFRTKWTSAMEGSPEK